In Lycium ferocissimum isolate CSIRO_LF1 chromosome 7, AGI_CSIRO_Lferr_CH_V1, whole genome shotgun sequence, the sequence TGTTAAACCATTATGTTATTTCTTGAGAATCTTTGTTTTTTCCCTCAGTGAGATTCAAAGCAAAACGGAGAATTAAAAAGGCAGCAGTTTTTTAAAGAAGAAAGGGTTAGTCCACTTGTGAAGAAGTATTGGGTCCAaagatatgatttttttttttttttttttgttgttgttgtaagatATGACCAAGTAGAATTAACAATCATAGTCCTAGTTTTTATCTGCTACAATCTTGAAATTGGTTAATTTGTTAAAGCATTGTGTAACTTGAGAATCTTTGTTTTTTCCTCAGTGAAATTCAAAGCAAAATGGAGAATTAAAAAGGGAGTAGTTgttaaagataaagaagaagagggggtTAGTCCACTAGTGAAGAAGTATTGGGTGCAAAGATATGATCTTTTTATGAGATATGACCAAGGCATTAAGATGGATGAAGAAGGTTGGTTTTCCGTTACGCCGGAGAAGATTGCCGTCAGGCATGCTGTCCGTTGTGGCGGCGGTGTCGTCATTGATGGTTTCACTGGAGTTGGGGGCAATGCTATTCAATTTGCAACTATGTATGCAATGTTTCTTGCTGAGTCCTTTTGTGTTCtattcctttttgtttttctttggaaaATTACACCCAAATACCATTCGGCCATCTAGTTTACAGAATATGTACACAgtgtataggtagtgtatactttatactaaatatacacatactatacgaataatatacatacctatacacaaCTTATACAGCTGAAgtgtataggtagtgtataCTTCGTCCATGTTGGTAAACTAGTTGGCCAAAGGGTACATTTAATtaagtttcccctttttttgttttttttttgggggggtggggggggtgTGGGGGGTCTTCTTTTAGCTCTGCCTGTAgtacaaagaacaagaaagatggAAATGAATCCATTATATAGTTCCTCTACTGTTATTTTCTTGCACTATTATATTTCTCTGTGCATCGTTTTATTGAAATTCTCCTGTAGTATAATGAGTTTATACTTGCTCGAGTTACTAATCTTTGTAAAAGGTTTCATCAAAGCTCTGTGAAGAAATAAAGTAGATCTTGTGGACAGGTGAATTTCTGTGAGATTGTATGAACGTTATGTTAGTCAAATTGCTTATGTCTACAGTCTCAAAGAACTAGTAAAATCGGGAAGAAACACTAAACAAAGCAAGCTTCTGGTAGAGAGGTTGTTAAAGATGATATTTTCCTCTATGTTGCTGTTTTGCTTAGTTATTTTCAGATAAATTTACTTAAAAAGACTCTTGTTGTCTTGCCGTGCAAATCTTTTACGGCGATGATTCATAAATCTAGTCCACTTGCTCTCTGTGAGCTACATGCGTCATTTCATTTGCTAAAATCTTGTCTCAAAAAGACAATTGCTGTCTTGCAGAGATGCAAATTTTTATGGTGATGATCCACAAATCCAGTGCACTTGCTCTCAGTTACCTATACCTGCATCATATGAGTCTTGCAAAATATCTTCTTAAGGTTATTGATGAGAGTACGGTGCTTGATGGCCTTGAATGGTAGTctaatgattttgattttttatggTTCTTAGTGTCATAAAAGATGTATTGTAGTTTTAGttctacttttaattttttaatggaTTTTACTATCTTGAAAATTTCTAAGTTTTGTATATTGTCTTATTGTTTAAGAGGGGCAAAAACAGGATATTCCCTTACTTCATTTACTTAGGGCTGGGACATTGCCATGTGCAAAAAACTGTGTCCGAAAATTGTAAAGCAATTGCATAACCTAAGATATGTTCCTGTTTTTAAGAATTCCAATAGTAGATATGATTATATAGAAATCGGTGTTTTGAATCCCAAAAGGAACTATGCCACTATTATCCTTTAGATATGATTATTTAGAAATCGAAGTTTTGAATCCCAAAAGGAACTCTGCTACTATTATCCTTTCTACTTCCCTTGCCACATTGAGGGCCCATCCACTCACCGTCTCATGGCTCCGTCAAGACTTTGGCGTTCTCAGCGCAATGTCCAGACTTCATGTAGGAGCATGTCTCAAAAGCGATAACCACAACTTATCTCCCTTCTGTATCGCCTTGCAGTTGGACTTGACCTATGTCTTTTACCTTGCATGTTGGAAGCTGGTAGTTTTTCTTCGGATCAAGACAAAGAGACCTCATTCGTACATCTAATATGGAAGGAGAGCAATAACTAGTTGTATGCCAAACTTGTAGAAATAAATTTAACATAGGTATTGCTGCTGTGGGTCAATCAAGAACttgctattttttttctctGATGTTTCAATCTATACTAGTAACCTTAGACTGATGTCCATGATCTCGTCATAGGTGTCATCCCGTCATTGCAATTGATATTGACCCTAGAAAGGTCGCATTGGCTTTTGAAAATGCAAAGATATATGGTGTTGAAGATCATATTGATTTCATTGTTGGAGACTTTTTCCAACTGGCCCCGTACTTGAAGGTACATCACCTCTCTCTCTCGATAGTGGGTAATGGGTATATCGTCTCTGTTAATAGCTATAATTTCTTTATCGAGATGAAGTCAATAGAAGCTATAACGTGGATCCTATCCAATGCTAGTTGGCTTATATAAGTGGATCATGCATTTGTTTTGTTAGATTAACCTTCTATACCTAGCAGTTTTTAACATGTTAATGATTTTTACATTTGATACGAGGTTCTTGCTGCCCCAATATTATCCTTCTAGGTTATTAAGATTTTAGAAAGGAAGGGTATGGCTTTCGAGATTTGACTGATAGCAGCATGAGACTTCTGCATATTGGAGTTTGAGAATGGTCAAATGTGTGAATCCTTTAACCATGGACAAGAGTGAGGCTGTTTTCATGCTTTAGGCGATTTGGTATTAAGATcaataaacggttttgttcagTCATCATAAACATGATGACTACTGATTTGGAACTCTTGATTTAGAGATCCAAGTAACTGCTGCTTCTAGCTGGCAGTTGAATTACAACTTTTTTGGGTCTAAATATGGCTCTGATTaacaaaaatgataaatatgGCTCAGATTAATGAAAATTTGACTTCTGGTATCTTTAATTTGTATTTCGTCATGTTAAaaccagtgttatcaaaagcgaaaagcgcgaaaaaagctctaaggtcagctggggctttaagcgcgaAGCGCATataaagcgtgggctttaatgaaaaaaagcgcaatggtgcaaaatacaaatatatatatgtttagtccaagattaataataataagcatgaataacaaatatatggacaaagaaattgtaaaaatattaagataaagtgaaatgtcaatcatctagtgtcacctcctcaagagaggctcattggcaaggaaaagtatgttttagagccttgatgacgacactgaagcgcacataaagcgaggcgaagcgctcaacatgttttgagcctcgctttaCGGCTTAAGCGCGCTTAAAGCGCGCCTTTGATAACACTGGTTAAAACTTTGAAATTATGACCTCATTTAGTTTTCAATTTTGAAACCAAaatgatttaaagaaatttaTGCCTAGCAACAAGTTCAAACCTTGCCGCAGAAGAAATCCAGGTAAATATGCGGAGAAGGGTAGAGTGGTGGCCCATTATCCACTGAGTTTTGAAGAGTGTGCCACTGGACCTCAGGGATTTCTCGGTtatcaaaagagaaaaattgtgTCTAGCAAACTGTCTTCTGTAACACCTGTACCATTATGTCAAACTAAACTATAAGCTTTTCTGCAGTGGTTGGCATTGCATGGCTTTTGAAAATAGACGACAGAGTATCTTGCTTTGTCTAGTGAGGTCAAGTCTATTGTTGTTTCCATGTTATGATATATGGTTCCAGATTCCAGATTTGTCTCTACAAAAGGTTGTTAACTTCTGTCACTTGAAGGAGCCTAAAGTTCAATAAAATATTGACACCCTGTGCTTATTTGTTGCTGGAAGCAGCCTTAAGTTACATAAAATAATGACATTAGATGTATAAAGTAATTTCCTTGTTCACGTAGGCTTTGAGGATAAGTAGTATACCGTTTCATAAGTAGCTGCTAAAACTTCTAAATGCAGAATTCTGACCTTTTACTAAAGAGCATCAGTTCATCTCCTTAAAAGTTTTAAACAGTGAGAGGATTTTAAATTACCTGATGATAGAATCTACTTCTTGCTATGCCGTTGTTCCACTTATGTTGGAGTAGGATGAAACTAAAGCATGTTTAATCTTCATGTGTTGGATAGCTGCATATTGGATCATTGATTATGTGTTTGTGTACCTTCATCGGCGGATATGTTCGCAGAAAAGTAAGGGATTTTAGATTTTCCGAGGATCAAAACATGAGGCTGTTGCATGGTTTTTTCAGTATTGCATATCGACAAAATTCAGGAAAACTAAAATATAATTCCCTGTTGAGGGACTCCCACTCAATCCCTgcaattttctcaattttcctTTGCAGTTTCTCTTCTTAAATGTTTCCATCTTCTCTTACTAGGGGGACGTAGTATTTCTTTCACCGCCATGGGGAGGTCCAGCATATCTGACACAGGAAACTTTTACCCTTGACTTACTGAAGCCAAAAAATGGGTATGCTCCTTATGGTTATCTAGTTGTTTCTACACTCTGGTTTTGGCTATATGGTAACTTTCTTTTAAAGATTTCATCATCAGTTGGATTTTTGAGTAAGTTCTATGTCGAGTCTTTTTTCACTATGTTAAGAAATAATTTCCATTCTTGTGTTGTGTTTTAATAACTTCCTTTTTTCCATTTCTTTACCCCTTAGTTTTAGTGTTAAATTACCTCAAGAACTTTTCTGTAGAGATAAATATGCCAAAAAAAGGCTGGTACAGTTAAAAGGTGGGAATCATTAATAAAGCTTGATCGTCAGGCtttgatttatataaaatttcCCAGATCCAGCGTGCAGTTGAGAAGTGGGTCTAGTAGGAGATAGATGGAGTATATAATCTTCAATTTCTGTCATGATCTATTAAATTAACTCTGGTATCTCTTGTTCCGTCATTAATAAGAGTTTTCATTCCTTATGTTCTGCTCTTGTGTAATTCGAGCTTATATAGTTCAGATACACCTTATTTCTGTCTAACAGGATGACATTTGTTTTGTTGATAAGACTCTTTAAGTTACTTATTGTGCAGTTATTCATTGTTCCAAGTTGCTCAAAGCATAGCGCCAAATGTCATTATGTACTTGCCTCGCAACGTGGACTTACTGCAAGTTGAAGAGCTTTCTTGGTTGTCTTCTCCGCCTTTGAAAGTCGAGGTAATCTGATTCTCTTTGTTGTATTAGCATGGGGTGATAAGTAGTTCACTAGAGCTGGCTTCCTTGTGCAGATCGAAGAGAATATGCTTCATGGGAGGTTGAAGAGCATAACTGCTTATTTTGGTGACATTGCATTCTCAGAACTCAGCATGTTTGAACTCTAACCGGAGTCTAACAATGTATTTGTAATTTCATGAATCTCTATATCCATCAAAGGATTTGTCAATAGTAGAATGTACATATGAGACACTGTATGGTCTCTAGTTAACTCCTGTTGTTTAAAATTTTTCATGCTACGATGGATTAGCACTGTATATGGCCAGGGTCAAATTGCTGAGCTTATTAAAGACAATGAAACTGGAGGTTTGCTGATTAATGAAAGACAGCTGCAGTTTTGCTTTTTAGTGGAAACAGAAACACAAAAAAGCGGTTGGCTCCAATTGTTATTTTGATGATATTGAAGTCTCTACagttttattttctccaattttttacACCAAAGTAGAAACATTATTTTGTAAGTAAAATACTATATTCCTTTTCTCCTGGCTAGATGATGGAAAGAATGGGCCTGGGAGTAAGACTCTGGACCTAAAAAGTCATAATTTGTATATTTGGCACTAAGTTGATTCTTCTATGTACACTAGATGTTGATGCCCGTGAGGCCTAATATAAGCTAACGACAAACATAATATTAGTATGACAACATTTTCGTTCAAAGAAGTACGTACAAGAAATTATTTGGTTTCATTTCATCTCAAAGTTTTTGTTCCGTTGAAATCTTTACATTCTATTGGTCCTAACCAAAACTTTAGTAGtataatttaataaagtaacataacttattatgttttaattataagAACATTCAGTTCTTAAGCTGTAAAGCACTAAGAATCTAACATTCTATCTGTTTTTTACTATCGCTTAATGCTATAAATTTATTAGGTTTGCAAAGATATATATTTGCTTCTTAGATTGAATTGTATTTTATACAACAACCGTGAGTCATTATACATTATTCTCCTGAAGGTCAATCATTTCTTATTTACCattcacaaataaaaattagaaagttcaGCGCATAATTCAAATGCATAATTTATCTCGACAGATAGCAGAAAAGTTGTTGACATGATACAATATTTGCGTTTGTTCTTCTCTCATAATTACAATGATATATTGTTAATAAGTACTTTTATCATTTATATCAAT encodes:
- the LOC132064654 gene encoding uncharacterized protein LOC132064654 isoform X3, yielding MRYDQGIKMDEEGWFSVTPEKIAVRHAVRCGGGVVIDGFTGVGGNAIQFATMCHPVIAIDIDPRKVALAFENAKIYGVEDHIDFIVGDFFQLAPYLKGDVVFLSPPWGGPAYLTQETFTLDLLKPKNGYSLFQVAQSIAPNVIMYLPRNVDLLQVEELSWLSSPPLKVEIEENMLHGRLKSITAYFGDIAFSELSMFEL
- the LOC132064654 gene encoding uncharacterized protein LOC132064654 isoform X1, which codes for MPSDEIAALRKRRYFPGKRKPKSFKKRVKFKAKWRIKKGVVVKDKEEEGVSPLVKKYWVQRYDLFMRYDQGIKMDEEGWFSVTPEKIAVRHAVRCGGGVVIDGFTGVGGNAIQFATMCHPVIAIDIDPRKVALAFENAKIYGVEDHIDFIVGDFFQLAPYLKGDVVFLSPPWGGPAYLTQETFTLDLLKPKNGYSLFQVAQSIAPNVIMYLPRNVDLLQVEELSWLSSPPLKVEIEENMLHGRLKSITAYFGDIAFSELSMFEL
- the LOC132064654 gene encoding uncharacterized protein LOC132064654 isoform X2; this translates as MKFKAKWRIKKGVVVKDKEEEGVSPLVKKYWVQRYDLFMRYDQGIKMDEEGWFSVTPEKIAVRHAVRCGGGVVIDGFTGVGGNAIQFATMCHPVIAIDIDPRKVALAFENAKIYGVEDHIDFIVGDFFQLAPYLKGDVVFLSPPWGGPAYLTQETFTLDLLKPKNGYSLFQVAQSIAPNVIMYLPRNVDLLQVEELSWLSSPPLKVEIEENMLHGRLKSITAYFGDIAFSELSMFEL